One window of Methanocalculus alkaliphilus genomic DNA carries:
- the guaA gene encoding glutamine-hydrolyzing GMP synthase, whose translation MVNAQKFIEESVEEIRKAAGDGHVVMALSGGVDSSVCAALAARAIGDRLIPIYVDTGLMRKGESARIRQLFGSINLKTVDASAEFFAALEGIIDPEEKRKAIGERFIRIFEKEAVATGAEYLLQGTIYPDRIESEGGIKSHHNVGGMPLDIRFKGVIEPLRDLYKDEVRVVAGALGLPPEIQHRMPFPGPGLAVRVLGEVTPEKVAIIREANHIVEDELIEKYSPWQCFAALIGLGTGVKGDVRLHGWIVAVRAVNSRDGMTADPLRLPYETLERISSRITSEIPDVARVVYDITGKPPATIEYE comes from the coding sequence ATGGTAAATGCACAAAAGTTCATCGAAGAATCAGTAGAGGAGATACGCAAAGCCGCAGGAGACGGGCATGTTGTCATGGCACTCTCCGGCGGTGTTGACAGCTCGGTCTGTGCGGCACTTGCAGCACGGGCAATCGGCGACCGCCTCATTCCAATCTATGTGGATACAGGCCTTATGAGAAAGGGGGAGAGTGCCCGGATCAGGCAGCTCTTCGGCTCAATCAACTTAAAGACCGTTGATGCCTCCGCTGAGTTCTTCGCGGCACTGGAAGGGATCATCGACCCTGAAGAGAAGAGGAAAGCCATTGGGGAGCGCTTCATTCGGATCTTTGAGAAGGAAGCGGTCGCTACCGGGGCGGAATATCTCCTTCAGGGGACGATCTATCCTGATCGTATCGAGAGTGAGGGCGGTATCAAAAGCCATCACAACGTCGGCGGGATGCCTCTTGATATCAGATTCAAAGGTGTCATCGAGCCGCTGCGGGATCTCTATAAGGATGAGGTCCGTGTCGTTGCAGGAGCACTCGGCCTCCCGCCTGAGATCCAGCACAGGATGCCGTTCCCCGGACCCGGCCTTGCGGTGCGGGTTCTTGGAGAGGTCACCCCCGAGAAGGTCGCGATCATCCGTGAGGCGAACCATATCGTTGAGGATGAACTGATCGAAAAATACAGCCCATGGCAATGCTTTGCCGCACTCATCGGCCTTGGAACCGGGGTGAAGGGGGATGTCAGGCTCCATGGATGGATCGTCGCCGTTCGTGCAGTCAACTCAAGGGATGGGATGACCGCCGATCCCCTCAGGCTCCCCTATGAGACACTGGAACGGATATCATCCCGGATCACATCCGAGATCCCGGATGTCGCACGGGTCGTCTATGACATCACCGGAAAGCCACCTGCCACAATCGAGTACGAGTGA
- a CDS encoding pyridoxal phosphate-dependent aminotransferase, which yields MRSSPRSAVRDCYLGGGYVFAQKARDIAAEYGFDEVAQLASNENPFPPSEKALAMASEALLSVNRYPDSSHDTLTAMLEAVHGWSPTVTGSGMDGVIETVVRTLVSPGDLVAIASPTFSFYDLAVQAQGGSIRHVPRTSDYQVDTETFIDTAREAKLSFICSPNNPTGTVTEPADIAAILDEIEGILFLDNAYVEFSDRDYIQLLSEYENLIIGRTMSKVHGLAGLRIGYAFVPDWYAPCYHAAATPFALNMVSAAAAVGALSDPGYAGRFIAHVRRWRTIFEETIPYPVVPGGANFVLIDTDPISSKEAVKHLAGKGVLVRSCDSFPGLGETFIRVSIGEDWECERFLEAIRSL from the coding sequence ATGAGGTCCTCACCGAGATCTGCAGTTAGAGACTGCTACCTGGGGGGCGGCTATGTCTTCGCCCAAAAGGCCCGGGATATCGCTGCTGAGTATGGGTTTGATGAGGTGGCACAGCTCGCCTCAAACGAAAACCCCTTCCCCCCTTCAGAGAAAGCCCTCGCGATGGCATCTGAGGCCCTCCTCTCTGTAAACAGGTACCCCGACAGCAGCCATGATACACTCACAGCGATGCTTGAAGCGGTCCATGGATGGTCGCCGACCGTCACCGGATCCGGAATGGACGGGGTCATCGAGACGGTGGTGCGGACACTCGTCTCGCCCGGCGACCTTGTTGCCATCGCCTCACCGACCTTCTCCTTTTATGATCTGGCCGTCCAGGCTCAGGGCGGAAGCATCAGGCATGTTCCCCGAACCTCTGATTACCAGGTGGATACGGAGACCTTCATTGATACCGCCAGGGAGGCGAAACTCTCCTTCATCTGCTCCCCGAACAATCCGACCGGGACCGTCACCGAACCCGCGGATATCGCAGCCATCCTCGATGAGATAGAGGGGATCCTCTTCCTTGACAATGCGTATGTCGAGTTTTCTGATAGAGACTATATCCAGCTCCTCTCCGAATATGAGAACCTTATTATCGGCCGGACGATGTCAAAAGTCCATGGTCTTGCCGGTCTTCGGATCGGATATGCCTTTGTACCTGACTGGTATGCACCATGCTACCATGCTGCCGCAACACCATTTGCCCTGAATATGGTATCGGCGGCAGCGGCGGTCGGCGCCCTCTCCGATCCCGGCTATGCGGGACGGTTCATCGCTCATGTACGACGCTGGCGGACGATCTTTGAAGAGACGATACCCTATCCCGTTGTTCCGGGTGGCGCCAACTTCGTCCTCATCGATACAGACCCCATATCTTCAAAAGAAGCGGTTAAACACCTTGCAGGGAAAGGTGTGCTGGTACGGTCATGCGACAGCTTCCCGGGCCTTGGAGAGACGTTCATCAGGGTCAGTATCGGGGAAGACTGGGAATGCGAACGATTCCTTGAGGCGATCCGATCCCTATGA
- a CDS encoding PaaI family thioesterase, with protein sequence MDYIRRLREDSDMANPFFRTMGVSVISFGDGRAELSMDVQPTMHNGVGWLQGGIFVALADEAMALALYTLLSEGEGIATISETTSFLRGAREGTVIARGWVIRRGRKVAFMEGEVRRGDGSGELLAKTTASFAIVSPH encoded by the coding sequence ATGGATTATATCAGACGGCTCAGGGAAGATTCAGACATGGCCAACCCCTTCTTCAGGACGATGGGGGTCTCTGTCATCTCGTTTGGTGATGGCAGAGCAGAACTCTCAATGGACGTTCAACCGACGATGCATAACGGGGTCGGGTGGCTCCAGGGAGGGATATTCGTCGCCCTCGCCGATGAAGCAATGGCACTTGCCCTCTACACACTCCTCTCGGAAGGGGAGGGGATCGCCACCATCTCCGAGACGACCAGTTTCCTCAGAGGGGCACGGGAGGGGACCGTCATCGCGCGCGGATGGGTTATCCGGCGTGGGCGGAAAGTTGCCTTTATGGAAGGCGAGGTGAGGAGGGGGGATGGATCCGGCGAACTCCTTGCAAAGACGACCGCTTCGTTTGCGATCGTCTCTCCCCATTAA
- a CDS encoding PEGA domain-containing protein, whose amino-acid sequence MVSIKNWMVLFIAVAMILPAASAMTGPIGGDKAWFKVYSNVDGAHVYFDGEYMGDIVNGELYVPVYSTATPVSGYRVEKDGYTTFYDDIHHHPIQGEVFDLYATLQPAQPPAPIGGSTGYYTVYANVDGASVYFDNEYKGTISNGELTTQVYVTATPYQTYRVSKAGYSDFTSQITDWPAAGETVKLHATLQQQPEPAPSPVSLLTVLAAFAGIALILSRRKD is encoded by the coding sequence ATGGTTTCTATAAAGAACTGGATGGTACTTTTCATCGCAGTTGCGATGATCCTCCCTGCCGCGTCGGCGATGACAGGACCGATCGGCGGGGATAAGGCATGGTTCAAAGTATATAGTAATGTGGATGGTGCCCACGTCTACTTTGATGGAGAATACATGGGGGATATTGTAAATGGCGAGCTTTATGTCCCTGTTTACTCTACAGCAACCCCTGTCTCAGGCTACAGGGTGGAGAAGGATGGATATACGACGTTCTATGATGACATCCATCATCATCCTATACAGGGAGAGGTATTCGATCTCTATGCAACCCTGCAGCCGGCACAGCCCCCTGCCCCTATTGGTGGGAGTACCGGATACTACACAGTCTATGCCAATGTCGATGGTGCGAGCGTCTACTTTGATAATGAGTACAAAGGGACCATATCGAATGGTGAGCTGACCACCCAGGTCTATGTCACCGCAACCCCCTATCAGACGTACCGTGTCTCCAAGGCGGGATACTCCGACTTCACCAGCCAGATCACCGACTGGCCGGCAGCCGGCGAGACCGTGAAGCTCCATGCAACCCTTCAGCAGCAGCCTGAGCCGGCCCCGTCTCCGGTCTCTCTCCTGACGGTTCTTGCAGCGTTTGCAGGAATTGCCCTGATCCTTTCCAGAAGGAAGGATTAA
- a CDS encoding aspartate aminotransferase family protein translates to MSDYRKLDAEYYMPAFSRTMMIRRGKGCTVWDDDGNEYLDLVAGIAVCSTGHCHETVVQALCRQAHELIHCSNLYYVPGQAEFAKRLAEVTGLSQVFFTNSGAEANEAALKLARLATKRTKAVSFTHGFHGRTLGSLAVTHKPGIREPFEPLEPKCSFVEFGDLEGLRAAVDTDTAAVLLEPIQGEAGIIIPPEGFIEGVREICDEKGALLIADEVQTGMGRTGTWLAMHQTRAMPDIVSLAKGLGSGFPVGAIVAREGLAFKKSEHGSTFAGGPLASAAGMATIDVIEPLLPNIAAKGERFREGLARWNPRVRGLMIGITVGEKCPEVQARCAEKGIIVNCAADGNLRLVPPLIITEAEIDRATGVINEVLTEICS, encoded by the coding sequence ATGAGCGATTATCGGAAGCTTGATGCAGAGTACTATATGCCGGCATTCTCCCGGACGATGATGATCCGGAGAGGAAAGGGATGCACGGTATGGGATGATGACGGAAACGAGTACCTCGATCTCGTTGCAGGTATTGCAGTCTGCAGTACCGGTCACTGCCATGAGACTGTGGTGCAGGCACTCTGTCGGCAGGCCCATGAGCTGATCCATTGTTCAAACCTCTACTATGTCCCAGGACAGGCAGAGTTTGCAAAAAGACTTGCAGAGGTCACCGGCCTCTCGCAGGTCTTCTTCACCAACTCTGGTGCTGAGGCAAATGAGGCAGCGCTCAAACTGGCACGTCTGGCAACAAAGCGGACGAAGGCGGTCTCCTTCACCCATGGGTTCCATGGCAGGACACTCGGATCACTTGCCGTGACGCATAAGCCCGGTATCCGTGAACCGTTTGAGCCGCTTGAGCCGAAGTGCAGCTTCGTCGAATTTGGCGATCTCGAGGGGCTTCGTGCTGCTGTCGATACGGATACCGCCGCTGTCCTCCTTGAGCCGATCCAGGGGGAGGCAGGAATCATCATCCCACCGGAAGGATTCATCGAAGGTGTACGGGAGATCTGTGACGAGAAGGGCGCCCTCCTCATCGCAGACGAGGTGCAGACCGGGATGGGGCGGACAGGCACCTGGCTTGCAATGCATCAGACGAGGGCGATGCCTGATATCGTCTCCCTTGCAAAAGGGCTTGGATCAGGGTTCCCTGTCGGAGCTATCGTCGCACGGGAAGGGCTTGCCTTCAAAAAGAGCGAGCACGGGAGCACCTTTGCAGGAGGGCCCCTCGCATCCGCCGCCGGTATGGCGACGATCGACGTCATCGAACCACTCCTGCCCAATATCGCTGCAAAAGGGGAGCGGTTCAGGGAAGGGCTCGCCAGGTGGAACCCACGGGTTCGCGGCCTGATGATCGGGATCACGGTCGGAGAGAAATGCCCGGAGGTCCAGGCGCGATGTGCTGAGAAGGGTATCATCGTCAACTGTGCCGCAGACGGCAATCTCAGGCTCGTTCCACCGCTCATCATCACCGAAGCCGAGATCGATCGGGCAACAGGTGTCATCAATGAGGTCCTCACCGAGATCTGCAGTTAG
- the pyrG gene encoding glutamine hydrolyzing CTP synthase, with the protein MKYIVVTGGVMSGLGKGITAASIGRILKNRGYIVTAVKIDPYLNIDAGTMNPAQHGEVFVLRDGAEVDLDLGNYERFMDIELTNDHNITTGKVYRTVIEKERRGDYLGETVQIIPHITDMIKCQIKEAAESWRGSEGPADACIVEVGGTVGDIESMPFLEAVRQMHGEAAPGDFVLIHVTLVPADTMGDLKTKPTQHSVKALRELGLYPDIIVGRSDLPIGSNTKRKISAFCDVPQQAVISATTAPDTYQVPMELEKEGLADVLTDLLRLEVHEPSNDWYRLVTREYLHRITVAIVTKYGIEDVYISIKEALKHAGRSLSTEVNIRWIDAEDCTNGVLSEVDGILIPGGFGTRGIEGKIEAIRCAREKRIPLLGLCLGFQLSVIEYARHCATIPDATSEEMGDGTHVIMILPEQEGEVDLGGTMRLGDYPISIKAGTLAEKLYGTGEITERHRHRYEVNPEYIPLLEEKGLIFSGRNGDRMEILEIPDHPFFFATQFHPEFRSRPTRPSPPFIGFVKACMAEKKTAER; encoded by the coding sequence GTGAAGTATATTGTTGTTACCGGAGGGGTGATGAGTGGTCTTGGAAAAGGGATCACCGCCGCCTCGATTGGGCGAATTCTGAAGAACAGAGGGTACATCGTCACAGCAGTGAAGATCGATCCCTATCTCAATATCGATGCGGGCACCATGAATCCTGCTCAGCACGGCGAGGTCTTCGTCCTCCGTGATGGTGCCGAGGTCGATCTCGATCTTGGGAACTATGAGCGGTTCATGGATATCGAGCTGACCAATGATCATAACATCACCACAGGAAAGGTCTACCGGACCGTCATTGAGAAGGAGCGACGGGGCGACTATCTTGGAGAGACGGTGCAGATCATTCCGCATATCACCGATATGATCAAGTGCCAGATCAAAGAGGCTGCAGAGAGCTGGAGAGGGAGCGAGGGGCCAGCAGATGCCTGCATCGTCGAGGTCGGAGGGACGGTCGGCGATATCGAGAGCATGCCGTTCCTTGAGGCGGTTCGGCAGATGCATGGTGAAGCCGCACCAGGCGACTTTGTCCTGATTCACGTCACCCTCGTCCCCGCCGACACCATGGGGGACCTCAAGACGAAGCCGACCCAGCACTCGGTCAAGGCACTCAGGGAACTCGGGCTCTACCCTGATATCATCGTCGGCAGAAGCGATCTCCCCATCGGATCAAATACAAAGAGGAAGATATCAGCCTTCTGCGATGTCCCGCAGCAGGCGGTCATCAGTGCAACAACGGCACCGGATACCTACCAGGTCCCGATGGAGCTTGAGAAGGAGGGGCTTGCGGATGTCCTCACCGATCTCCTCAGGCTGGAGGTTCACGAGCCATCAAATGACTGGTACCGGCTCGTCACGCGAGAGTATCTCCATCGTATCACCGTTGCCATCGTCACCAAATACGGCATCGAGGATGTCTATATCAGCATCAAGGAGGCGCTCAAACATGCCGGGCGATCCCTCTCGACCGAGGTGAACATCCGGTGGATCGATGCCGAAGACTGTACCAACGGAGTCCTGAGCGAGGTTGATGGCATCCTCATCCCCGGCGGATTCGGAACGCGGGGGATCGAAGGAAAGATTGAGGCGATCCGGTGTGCCCGTGAGAAGAGGATACCCCTTCTCGGCCTCTGCCTCGGGTTTCAGCTATCCGTCATCGAGTATGCACGGCACTGTGCAACGATACCGGATGCGACGAGCGAGGAGATGGGGGATGGGACCCATGTCATCATGATCCTCCCCGAACAGGAGGGGGAGGTCGATCTCGGTGGGACGATGCGTCTTGGAGACTACCCAATCTCCATCAAAGCAGGGACACTTGCAGAGAAGCTCTATGGAACAGGTGAGATCACAGAGCGGCATCGACACAGATACGAGGTCAATCCTGAATACATCCCCCTCCTTGAGGAGAAGGGGCTCATCTTCTCGGGGAGGAATGGCGACAGGATGGAAATACTGGAGATCCCGGATCATCCATTCTTCTTTGCAACCCAGTTCCACCCTGAGTTCAGATCACGGCCAACCCGCCCTTCACCTCCCTTCATCGGGTTTGTGAAGGCCTGTATGGCAGAGAAGAAGACAGCAGAGAGGTGA